From one Synechocystis sp. PCC 6803 substr. PCC-P genomic stretch:
- the mgtE gene encoding magnesium transporter, with protein MTEVTTTVRLNPDREELQKLVRAQIETLLETSQFDAAKTILTPVQPADIADVIESLPSRLQVLAFRLLSKNEAIDVYEHLAPPVQESLLEDFKHPEVLEIFNQMSPDDRVRLLDELPAKVVRQLFKHLSNEERKATSLLLGYKPETAGRIMTTEYVSLKEDYTASQALDHIRHIATSFETIYVLYVTNESRRLTGTLSLRNLVMAKPEEYIGQIMVPDVVSVHTNTDQEEVARTIQHYDFLAVPVVDSEQRLVGIVTVDDVIDILEEEATEDIYTAGGVQSQGDDYFKSSLMTVARKRVVWLFILLVTNTLTSQVIHSQEDVLQKTIALAAFIPLLIDAGGNVGAQSSTVVIRGLNTEDVRLTQVLPVIAREGGAGALLGLMLGIVVTVWAYFLQGDWLVAITVGSSLFIISLLAAFAGGGLPFLFKSMKLDPALMSAPFITTAVDVLGVAIYLLIARSLLGI; from the coding sequence ATGACAGAGGTCACTACGACTGTTCGACTAAATCCCGACCGAGAGGAGCTACAAAAATTAGTGCGGGCCCAGATTGAAACTCTGCTAGAAACCTCCCAATTCGATGCCGCTAAAACCATTCTCACCCCTGTGCAACCGGCGGATATTGCTGATGTGATCGAGTCTCTGCCCAGTCGTTTACAGGTGCTAGCCTTTCGTTTACTTTCCAAAAATGAGGCGATCGATGTTTATGAGCATTTAGCTCCACCAGTGCAGGAATCCCTGCTAGAAGATTTTAAGCATCCTGAAGTACTGGAAATTTTTAACCAAATGTCCCCCGATGACCGGGTCAGGCTATTGGACGAACTTCCGGCCAAGGTGGTGCGGCAACTATTCAAACACCTCAGCAACGAAGAACGCAAAGCTACTTCCCTACTGTTGGGCTATAAACCGGAAACCGCTGGCCGGATTATGACCACGGAATATGTTTCCCTCAAGGAAGATTACACCGCCAGCCAAGCCCTAGACCACATCCGCCACATTGCCACCAGCTTTGAAACTATTTACGTCCTCTACGTTACCAACGAATCCCGACGCCTAACGGGAACTCTTTCCCTGCGTAATTTGGTTATGGCCAAGCCGGAGGAATATATCGGACAAATTATGGTGCCTGATGTGGTATCCGTCCACACCAACACAGACCAGGAAGAAGTGGCCCGCACCATTCAGCACTACGATTTTTTGGCGGTGCCCGTGGTGGATTCAGAACAAAGATTGGTGGGCATTGTCACTGTGGACGATGTGATCGACATTTTGGAGGAAGAAGCCACGGAAGATATTTATACCGCTGGAGGAGTGCAGTCCCAAGGAGATGACTATTTCAAAAGTAGTTTGATGACAGTGGCCCGTAAGCGGGTGGTGTGGTTATTTATTCTTTTAGTCACCAATACCCTCACCAGTCAGGTGATTCACTCCCAGGAAGATGTGCTACAAAAAACCATTGCTTTGGCTGCCTTCATACCTTTGTTAATCGATGCGGGGGGCAATGTGGGGGCCCAGTCTTCCACTGTGGTGATCCGGGGTTTGAATACGGAGGATGTGCGGCTCACCCAAGTGTTACCGGTCATTGCTAGGGAAGGGGGAGCCGGAGCTTTATTGGGTTTAATGCTGGGCATTGTGGTGACGGTGTGGGCCTATTTTCTCCAAGGAGATTGGCTGGTGGCCATCACGGTGGGTAGTAGCCTGTTCATTATTTCCCTGTTGGCGGCTTTTGCTGGAGGGGGTTTACCGTTTTTGTTTAAGTCGATGAAGTTGGACCCAGCTTTGATGTCGGCCCCTTTTATCACCACGGCGGTGGATGTGTTGGGGGTGGCCATTTATTTGCTCATTGCCCGCTCTTTATTGGGAATTTGA
- the aroQ gene encoding type II 3-dehydroquinate dehydratase, with amino-acid sequence MTTVWKVLVLHGPNLNLLGQREPGIYGSLTLGEIDACLREDGVDLEAEVSTFQSNSEGQLVTAIHGALGNYHGIVFNAAAYTHTSIALRDALAAVQLPCVEVHLSNIHKRESFRHISHIAPVAIGQICGFGLNSYRLGLRALVDYLNGQADS; translated from the coding sequence ATGACAACGGTGTGGAAAGTATTGGTGCTCCACGGTCCCAATTTGAATTTGCTGGGCCAGCGGGAACCGGGTATTTATGGATCCCTAACCCTAGGGGAAATTGACGCCTGCCTGCGGGAAGATGGCGTCGATTTAGAGGCAGAGGTGAGTACTTTCCAATCCAATAGTGAAGGGCAATTGGTCACCGCCATCCATGGAGCCCTAGGAAATTACCACGGCATTGTTTTTAATGCGGCGGCCTATACTCACACTAGTATTGCCCTGCGAGATGCTTTAGCAGCTGTGCAACTACCCTGTGTGGAAGTGCATTTAAGTAATATCCATAAGCGGGAATCATTTCGGCATATTTCCCACATTGCCCCAGTGGCGATCGGACAAATTTGTGGCTTTGGGTTGAATAGTTATCGTTTGGGATTGAGGGCTTTGGTGGATTATCTCAACGGTCAGGCTGATAGTTAA
- a CDS encoding glycosyltransferase family 4 protein, with protein sequence MKILVLAWEFPPRIVGGIARHVAELYPELVQQGYEIHLITVATEESPSQEMVDGIHIYRVPVPPSNDFFQWVDNMNRAMEQRGQALFQEQKKFDVIHAHDWLVGDVAINLKHHGKIPLVVTIHATEYGRYNGLYNDTQRYIAGKEGILIYNGWRVIVCSNYMRHELERAFGTPWDKIDVIYNGIRPEKKHRRPDFDYRNFRRKFAEDGEKIVYYVGRMTYEKGISVLLTAAPQVLEALNDQVKFVIIGGGNTDRLKQLAWNLGIWEHCFFTGFMSDEDLDKFQTIADCAVFPSLYEPFGIVALESFAARVPVVVSNTGGLAEVVRHHSTGIVTQTNNPDSLAHGILEILSNPSLAKQLVEAAYKDLGIRFNWSKLAKETAAIYERVVEERQTVEW encoded by the coding sequence ATGAAAATCTTGGTGCTAGCTTGGGAATTTCCCCCCCGCATTGTCGGCGGCATTGCTCGCCATGTGGCAGAACTCTACCCAGAATTAGTTCAACAGGGCTATGAGATCCATTTAATTACCGTGGCCACAGAGGAAAGTCCGTCCCAGGAAATGGTCGATGGCATCCACATTTACCGAGTGCCAGTGCCCCCCAGCAATGACTTTTTCCAATGGGTAGATAACATGAACCGTGCCATGGAACAGAGAGGGCAAGCCCTATTCCAGGAACAGAAAAAATTTGATGTTATCCACGCCCACGATTGGCTGGTGGGAGATGTGGCCATTAACCTTAAGCACCACGGTAAAATTCCCCTGGTGGTGACTATCCACGCCACGGAATACGGCCGCTATAACGGTCTTTACAACGATACTCAACGCTACATTGCCGGCAAAGAAGGAATTTTAATCTACAACGGTTGGCGGGTAATTGTTTGCAGCAACTACATGCGCCATGAACTGGAAAGAGCCTTTGGCACCCCCTGGGACAAAATTGACGTTATCTATAACGGCATTCGTCCGGAAAAAAAGCACCGTCGTCCAGACTTTGATTACCGTAATTTTCGCCGCAAATTTGCCGAAGATGGAGAAAAAATCGTTTACTACGTTGGTCGCATGACCTATGAAAAAGGAATTTCCGTTCTGTTAACCGCTGCCCCCCAGGTACTGGAAGCCCTCAATGATCAAGTGAAATTTGTCATTATTGGCGGAGGCAACACTGATCGCCTGAAGCAATTAGCATGGAACCTGGGAATTTGGGAACACTGTTTTTTCACCGGCTTCATGTCCGACGAAGATTTAGACAAATTCCAAACCATTGCCGACTGTGCCGTTTTTCCCAGTTTGTACGAACCCTTTGGCATTGTCGCCCTGGAAAGTTTTGCTGCCCGGGTACCCGTAGTAGTATCTAATACTGGTGGACTAGCGGAGGTGGTACGTCACCATAGCACAGGCATTGTCACCCAAACCAATAATCCCGATTCCCTAGCCCACGGCATTTTGGAAATTCTTTCTAATCCATCCCTGGCCAAACAGCTGGTGGAAGCAGCCTACAAAGATTTGGGCATCCGCTTTAATTGGTCTAAGTTGGCAAAAGAAACCGCCGCTATTTACGAAAGGGTGGTGGAGGAAAGACAAACGGTGGAGTGGTAG
- a CDS encoding anti-sigma regulatory factor has translation MLNINFPHRQSHWQKVSFSSTLYLYPILDLLLNSVPKPLHNEVRLGLQEALVNAATHGNALNPGKCITVEYRQSPQGYCWIITDQGMGFDRPCPCPQVVLDCPNCVSPWFPPDESENGRGLGILMQVFDQVHWNEDGTRLRLSKKIKRRPQVDSQNVVKRFFSESYRLLSL, from the coding sequence TTGCTAAACATTAATTTTCCCCACAGGCAATCCCATTGGCAAAAAGTCAGTTTTTCTTCGACCCTTTACCTTTATCCCATCCTTGATCTATTACTCAACTCTGTCCCCAAACCTCTGCACAACGAGGTCAGGTTGGGTTTACAGGAAGCCTTAGTCAATGCAGCTACCCATGGCAATGCTCTCAATCCAGGGAAATGCATCACAGTGGAATACCGCCAGTCGCCCCAGGGTTATTGTTGGATCATCACCGATCAGGGTATGGGGTTTGACCGTCCCTGTCCTTGTCCCCAGGTGGTACTTGATTGCCCCAATTGTGTTAGTCCCTGGTTTCCCCCGGATGAGTCGGAAAATGGTCGAGGTTTGGGTATTCTCATGCAAGTTTTTGACCAAGTTCATTGGAATGAAGATGGCACCCGTCTCCGCCTCAGCAAGAAAATTAAGCGCCGGCCCCAGGTAGATAGTCAAAATGTAGTCAAACGCTTTTTCAGCGAAAGTTACCGTTTGCTGAGTTTGTAG
- a CDS encoding DUF1868 domain-containing protein codes for MDDTYQGYINRVAPQTLAIAYEQQLINAQGSPKFDQGQPVPFPGFSVVTPIAADDPTNQSFYGHLTTVQGQVGEILGESFVAVPPESLHLTVADLIWDGPYQALRRHNPDFEKQLCNCLQHSFADHQHQSGPYSGCQWQVLGLLVLPRSLGVVLVPQREADYEPILKVRRAIFQNPTLIGLGIEQQYRYTAHITLGYFDPAIEKLADSIGVSEQLAAVNDRWIGHDPEILDIHSIELRYFSDMTQFTRQDYYPVLRAS; via the coding sequence GTGGACGATACTTACCAAGGCTATATCAATCGGGTGGCGCCCCAAACCTTGGCGATCGCCTACGAGCAACAATTGATTAATGCTCAAGGTTCTCCCAAGTTTGACCAAGGACAGCCGGTGCCTTTTCCCGGTTTCAGTGTGGTAACTCCTATTGCCGCTGATGATCCCACTAACCAGAGCTTTTATGGCCATCTGACTACTGTACAGGGCCAGGTGGGAGAAATTTTGGGGGAGAGTTTTGTGGCGGTGCCCCCGGAAAGCTTGCACCTCACCGTAGCAGACTTGATTTGGGATGGCCCCTACCAGGCCCTACGTCGTCATAATCCTGACTTTGAAAAACAACTTTGTAACTGTTTGCAACATTCCTTTGCGGATCACCAACATCAGTCGGGGCCATACTCCGGCTGCCAATGGCAGGTCCTGGGATTGTTGGTTTTACCCCGTTCCTTGGGGGTGGTTTTGGTGCCCCAACGGGAAGCGGATTATGAACCGATACTTAAGGTACGACGGGCCATTTTCCAAAATCCCACCCTGATTGGTTTAGGCATTGAGCAACAGTACCGTTACACGGCCCACATCACCCTTGGTTACTTCGACCCGGCGATCGAGAAGTTGGCAGATTCGATCGGAGTTAGTGAACAGTTGGCTGCTGTCAATGACCGCTGGATTGGCCATGACCCAGAGATTTTAGATATTCATAGCATTGAGCTGCGCTATTTCAGCGATATGACCCAATTTACTCGCCAGGACTACTATCCCGTTTTGAGGGCTAGCTAG
- a CDS encoding triacylglycerol lipase produces the protein MVAEFPDRHPVVLVHGIYDTRAKFATMVDFLTKGGWSVHCLDLVPNDGSTSLALLAEQVKQYIDQKFAPQQPVDLIGFSMGGLVTRYYLQRLGGGERVRRYITISAPNQGTLLGYSLPHQGVREMAWQSDFLRDLNRDCCQLLAGLQVTVIWTPFDLMILPPSSSHLEIGQEIILPVLVHAWMVSDARCLAEVASALAKPLP, from the coding sequence GTGGTAGCAGAATTTCCGGACCGTCATCCTGTTGTGTTAGTCCATGGCATTTACGACACCAGGGCTAAATTTGCCACCATGGTGGATTTTTTGACCAAGGGCGGCTGGTCAGTTCATTGTTTAGACCTAGTGCCCAACGATGGCAGTACTTCCCTAGCATTGTTGGCGGAGCAAGTGAAGCAATATATTGATCAAAAATTTGCGCCCCAGCAACCAGTGGATTTAATTGGTTTTAGTATGGGAGGGTTAGTAACCCGTTATTATTTACAACGACTGGGGGGGGGGGAACGGGTTAGGCGCTACATCACCATTTCAGCCCCCAACCAAGGTACTCTCCTGGGTTATAGTTTGCCCCACCAAGGAGTGAGGGAAATGGCCTGGCAGAGTGACTTTTTGAGGGATTTAAACCGAGATTGTTGTCAGTTATTAGCGGGACTCCAGGTGACGGTGATTTGGACCCCCTTCGACTTGATGATTCTGCCCCCCAGTAGTTCCCATTTAGAAATTGGACAAGAAATTATTTTGCCTGTGCTGGTCCATGCCTGGATGGTGTCGGATGCCCGTTGTTTGGCAGAGGTGGCTTCGGCTTTGGCTAAACCGTTGCCCTGA
- the rlmD gene encoding 23S rRNA (uracil(1939)-C(5))-methyltransferase RlmD — MTQSNNFATSPLWQQGSVVELTITGLNHQGEGIGRFNERVVFVPDTAPGDRLEVRLVKVKRNYALAQLLKILEPSVQRTRPSCIVADKCGGCQWQHLDYQFQVESKQQQIIDALERIGGFTTLPLEPLLQSPASLGYRNKATYPLSRSKTGQVQAGYYRKGSHRLVNINQCPVQDDRLNLLLTEVKKDIENRGWSIYDEEKKQGKLRHLSLRIGQRTGEMLLTLISAHKGLPDLEEQAGEWLERYPDLGGICLNIQPEPNNRIFGDETVVIAGRGICREKFADLSFSLGANTFFQVNSGAAELLLTRLQQALNLQGAELLVDAYAGVGTFTLPLARQVRQAIAIEVNQDSVHQGQRNAEINQIANVDFLAGTVETVLPTLSEIPDVLLLDPPRKGCAPEVLREIIRQRPEKIAYISCQPPTLARDLKFLCAEGFYGITWVQGCDFFPQTAHVECAVILKAVNG, encoded by the coding sequence ATGACCCAAAGTAATAATTTCGCCACTAGCCCTCTTTGGCAACAGGGGTCCGTAGTGGAACTGACCATTACCGGCCTCAATCACCAAGGGGAGGGTATTGGCCGCTTTAATGAGCGAGTAGTGTTTGTGCCCGACACGGCCCCCGGCGATCGCCTGGAAGTCCGCTTGGTAAAAGTCAAAAGAAATTATGCCTTGGCCCAATTGCTCAAAATTTTAGAACCTTCTGTCCAGCGCACCCGCCCGTCCTGCATTGTGGCGGATAAATGTGGCGGTTGCCAATGGCAACATCTGGATTATCAATTCCAGGTAGAAAGTAAGCAACAACAAATTATTGACGCCCTGGAGCGTATTGGTGGTTTCACCACTTTGCCCCTGGAGCCTCTATTACAGTCCCCCGCTAGCTTGGGTTATCGCAACAAAGCCACCTATCCCCTAAGTCGCTCCAAAACCGGCCAGGTGCAAGCTGGTTATTACCGCAAGGGTAGCCATCGTTTGGTAAATATTAACCAATGCCCTGTGCAGGATGATCGCCTAAATTTATTGCTGACCGAGGTGAAGAAAGATATTGAAAATCGGGGTTGGTCTATCTATGACGAAGAGAAAAAGCAGGGCAAATTACGTCACCTAAGCCTACGCATTGGCCAACGTACGGGGGAAATGTTACTGACCCTGATTTCGGCCCATAAAGGTTTACCGGATTTGGAAGAACAGGCTGGGGAATGGTTGGAGCGCTATCCCGATTTGGGCGGCATTTGTTTAAATATTCAGCCCGAACCCAACAATCGCATTTTTGGCGATGAGACCGTGGTGATTGCAGGGCGGGGTATTTGTCGAGAAAAGTTTGCTGATCTGAGCTTTAGCCTGGGGGCTAATACGTTTTTCCAAGTTAACAGCGGGGCGGCAGAGCTACTGTTAACCAGGCTTCAGCAAGCATTAAATTTGCAAGGCGCCGAATTGTTGGTGGACGCCTATGCTGGGGTGGGCACTTTCACCCTCCCCCTCGCCCGCCAAGTCCGCCAGGCGATCGCCATTGAGGTCAACCAAGATTCGGTGCACCAGGGACAGCGCAACGCTGAGATCAATCAGATTGCCAATGTGGATTTTTTGGCTGGTACCGTAGAGACCGTTTTACCCACCCTGTCAGAGATTCCCGATGTTTTACTCCTTGATCCTCCCCGTAAGGGTTGTGCACCAGAAGTGCTCAGGGAAATTATCCGACAGCGCCCCGAAAAAATTGCCTACATTAGTTGCCAGCCCCCCACCCTAGCGAGGGACTTGAAATTTCTCTGTGCCGAGGGCTTCTATGGAATTACCTGGGTTCAGGGTTGTGATTTCTTTCCCCAAACAGCCCATGTGGAGTGTGCAGTAATTCTCAAAGCGGTCAATGGTTAA